GCGCATTCTCCTTTTATGAACGCAGGTGCTCCGCTTTAACAGCCATAACTAAACCGTTAGTTAAGCGAACACGCACATCGTCCTTGTTAATTTCAACAATAGTTGCAGGCATGTTACCAGAGCCCATATTCACTTGTACGTCTTTACCAACAATCACTTCGTCAGCGTTTAGTACACGTGTAGTCTCTACTGGCTTCTTATTAACTTTAGCTGTTTTTTGCTTAATGTTCTTTGGTTTAGCTGATTTTGTACGAGTTTTTTTAGCTTCGCCTTCTTTAGCAGCTTTAGCCATCGCTTGCTCTTTACGACGAGTACGTACTTTTGCTTTACTTTCTTCAAGAGCTTTAAGTGCGTGATCAACGTGCTCTTGTTCAAGTACGTCACACTCATTACCGTCTAAATCAACACGGCTTACACCAGCTTTAACGCCGTGAAGGTAACGCCAGGAAGATGTGTATTGACGTAATGCTGTACGTAATTGAGTTTTGCTTACCTTTGGATCTTCACTTAAGCGCTCAGCAAGATCTTGAAAAATACCGATCTTAAGTGGTTTAGCTTCACCTTCAATAGTAAAACATTTTGGGAAACGCTCAGCAATATATGCAATAACTTCTTTACTGTTCGTTAACTTTTCAGAGTTTTCCATGGACTTTCCTGACATAAACGAGATTTGCTCGCTTGTTGTGCTTTGTTCAAAAAGAAATAGTGTGGCTATTATAATTACCTATAAAGGAAAAACCACCGAAAGCATGAAATTAGAGTACTTTTTGTAGCGCTTCAACTAAAGAAACTAGACCTTGTTCATCATTTTGGTCAAATCTTGACAAATATGGGCTATCAATATCCAACACACCAATGCATTTTCCTCTAACATTTAATGGGATAACGATTTCTGACTGACTAACAGCGTCACATGCAATGTGCCCAGGAAAGGCATGGACATCATCAACACGTTGAACTTTGTCGTCTTTTACCGCAGTTCCACATACGCCCTTTCCAACCGGAATTCGAACACAAGCAGGTTTACCTTGGAACGGACCAAGTACCAGTTCATTATCCTTCAATAAATAGAAGCCAACCCAGTTTATTTGTTCTAACTCCATGTTCAATAACGCACTAATATTAGACATATTAGCAATTAAATCTGTTTCACCTTCAATCAATGCCACAGCCTGACAAGTGAGTCGGTCATAAAAAGAACGTGTATTTTCCATAGCATACGCCTTACATAATCGTTAAAATGAAATAACTTACTAATAATAGGAATCATTATCATTGTGAAGCATTCCCTCCCAACTATGATTAATTGGTCTTGGCTTTTTATGCAAGCCAAAAAACATCGTCCTCGACTGATCACAGCAAATATCATCGCTATTATTGCAACGCTTATTAGTGTTCCTATCCCTTTATTAATGCCTTTAATGGTTGATGAAGTGCTTCTGCATAAGCCAGCTGAAGGCATCGAATTTTTAAATCACCTTATTCCAACAGAATGGCAAACTGCGACAGGCTACATTTTATTAGTGCTGTTTCTTGTTGTGTTTATGCGCACTGTTAGCCAAGCGTTGAATATTCTGCAAAGCCGACAATTCACATTAGTATCTAAAGACATCACTTTTCACCTTCGTCAGCACTTATTAGATAAGTTAGGACGTATCAGCATGCGTCAGTATGAAGAAAAAGGCAGCGGTGGTATCACTTCTCACCTCGTTACTGATGTGGAAACCATTGATAAGTTTGTTGGTGATACCTTAAGCCGTTTTATTATTGGTTTGCTTACCGTGGTAGGAACTGCGGGAGTGCTGTTGTGGCTTGATTGGAAGTTAGGATTGTTCATTTTAGTCATCAATCCGATTGTGGTGTATGCCTCTAAGTTGATGGGCAATCGCGTTAAAAACTTAAAACGCCAAGAAAACCAATCTTATGAGAAGTTTCAGCAACGTTTAGTAGAAGTATTAGACGGAATTTATCAACTTCGAGCATCCAATCGTGAACGGGAATTCCTTGGGCAGTTAAAA
The sequence above is a segment of the Photobacterium leiognathi genome. Coding sequences within it:
- a CDS encoding GAF domain-containing protein; amino-acid sequence: MENTRSFYDRLTCQAVALIEGETDLIANMSNISALLNMELEQINWVGFYLLKDNELVLGPFQGKPACVRIPVGKGVCGTAVKDDKVQRVDDVHAFPGHIACDAVSQSEIVIPLNVRGKCIGVLDIDSPYLSRFDQNDEQGLVSLVEALQKVL
- the proQ gene encoding RNA chaperone ProQ → MENSEKLTNSKEVIAYIAERFPKCFTIEGEAKPLKIGIFQDLAERLSEDPKVSKTQLRTALRQYTSSWRYLHGVKAGVSRVDLDGNECDVLEQEHVDHALKALEESKAKVRTRRKEQAMAKAAKEGEAKKTRTKSAKPKNIKQKTAKVNKKPVETTRVLNADEVIVGKDVQVNMGSGNMPATIVEINKDDVRVRLTNGLVMAVKAEHLRS